The Halorussus salinus genome contains a region encoding:
- a CDS encoding Fic family protein, protein MPTRSLPEEAPGKYVPYHPEPYYSPETLPIEPKLEISDQTRDLVADAAYQIGRVDGISSTVDFSAVLYTSLIRIEAVESAQIEGADVAYQDVEAYHAQHPSGEADTTIKKDLKEALNYENALTDGLEKIESGGSITLSLIKDLHSMLLEDVRNDGDVVGDFRDHMVHLPSPQSGQRPFVPPSPDGLNELMQSLASYIQMGGQYYPLIDAAIIHYFFETVHPFSDGNGRLGRLLIILYLASEGYLESPYIYPSAYFNRHKVEYVERMRAVSEEGAWDEWLMFFIKGLRTQAETSYSRTHQLRELQQRYEREYSGSTSTDEFARQLLQYPYFTAPDLVEYLDVSRRTAYKIVDDLEADGLIKEVTGKERGKEYKAVDVFDILK, encoded by the coding sequence ATGCCGACGCGAAGTCTTCCAGAGGAAGCCCCAGGAAAGTACGTTCCATACCATCCAGAGCCATACTACTCGCCAGAGACACTACCGATAGAGCCAAAACTTGAGATATCCGATCAGACCCGTGACCTCGTTGCCGATGCCGCGTATCAAATCGGCCGTGTGGACGGAATAAGCTCGACAGTAGACTTCTCCGCAGTCCTCTACACCTCGCTCATTCGTATCGAGGCTGTCGAATCCGCCCAAATCGAAGGTGCAGACGTGGCATATCAGGACGTCGAAGCGTACCATGCACAACACCCTTCCGGCGAAGCTGACACCACAATCAAGAAAGATCTGAAAGAGGCCCTCAACTACGAGAACGCACTAACAGATGGACTAGAGAAGATTGAGAGTGGGGGCTCAATAACACTCTCACTCATCAAAGACCTCCACTCAATGCTTCTCGAAGACGTCCGTAACGACGGGGACGTCGTCGGTGACTTCCGTGACCATATGGTTCATTTACCGAGCCCACAGTCGGGACAACGTCCGTTCGTCCCACCAAGCCCAGACGGACTCAATGAACTCATGCAGTCGCTTGCATCGTACATCCAGATGGGAGGACAATACTATCCACTCATCGACGCCGCGATCATTCACTACTTCTTCGAGACAGTGCATCCGTTCTCGGATGGCAACGGTCGGCTTGGCCGCCTCCTCATCATTCTCTACCTGGCGAGCGAGGGCTATCTGGAGAGTCCATACATCTACCCGAGTGCGTACTTTAATCGCCACAAAGTCGAGTACGTAGAACGGATGCGCGCGGTAAGTGAGGAAGGCGCGTGGGACGAGTGGCTCATGTTCTTCATCAAGGGACTCCGTACGCAAGCCGAGACCTCATACAGTCGGACTCACCAGCTCCGTGAACTCCAACAGCGATACGAAAGGGAGTACTCAGGCAGTACGAGTACGGATGAATTTGCTCGTCAATTGCTCCAGTACCCCTATTTCACGGCACCCGACCTTGTAGAGTATCTCGATGTTTCACGCCGCACTGCCTACAAAATCGTTGACGACCTCGAAGCAGATGGCCTTATCAAAGAAGTAACCGGGAAAGAACGCGGGAAAGAGTACAAAGCAGTCGACGTGTTTGACATCCTAAAATGA
- a CDS encoding site-specific integrase, protein MDGKRGERTIHLVMSVPYLQRWLNEHPGGDGDHLWSKLSSPDRPSYNSFLGYFKNAAGRADVSKAVTPTNFRKSNTRWPRVKMLRVRPRPCSLTIPITP, encoded by the coding sequence GTGGACGGAAAGCGTGGTGAGCGAACGATTCATCTCGTGATGTCCGTGCCCTACCTCCAGCGCTGGCTGAACGAACATCCCGGCGGCGACGGTGACCACCTCTGGTCGAAACTCTCGAGTCCGGACCGACCCTCGTACAACTCCTTCCTCGGGTACTTCAAGAACGCCGCCGGACGTGCCGACGTCTCGAAGGCGGTCACGCCGACGAACTTCCGGAAGTCGAACACGCGCTGGCCACGTGTGAAAATGCTTCGCGTTCGACCGCGACCGTGCTCGCTCACCATCCCGATCACCCCGTAG
- a CDS encoding PIN domain-containing protein, which translates to MKLVIDANVVISALIADSKTRELIVTLEPDLLTPAVIREEVQNYEPLIVEKSGMDAERVQQFLELLFQYIETVPASEFHPYIPKVKEAMGDTDPDDVLYVACALAREAGVWSDDTDFDEQDLVPVYSTTDVVESFETL; encoded by the coding sequence ATGAAGTTGGTTATCGACGCGAATGTCGTCATTTCTGCGCTTATCGCCGACTCGAAAACTCGGGAACTCATCGTCACACTTGAACCGGACCTTCTGACGCCGGCGGTGATTCGCGAGGAAGTTCAGAACTATGAACCGCTCATTGTCGAGAAGTCGGGGATGGACGCCGAGAGAGTACAGCAGTTCCTTGAGTTGTTGTTCCAGTACATCGAAACCGTCCCTGCAAGCGAGTTCCATCCCTATATCCCGAAAGTAAAGGAAGCAATGGGTGACACCGACCCAGACGATGTCTTGTACGTTGCCTGCGCACTTGCCCGTGAGGCAGGGGTGTGGAGCGACGATACTGACTTCGATGAGCAAGACCTCGTCCCAGTATATTCGACAACAGACGTTGTCGAATCGTTCGAGACGCTTTGA
- a CDS encoding DUF6735 family protein, whose product MGYRALIAYERPDASYTLHYSHNGALNYQLNHQLTPEPPFGGDHPTQWAHDQFEALQSSPDSFMRKFSHGQLSIVVHRKIQYSVCS is encoded by the coding sequence ATGGGATATCGCGCACTCATTGCCTACGAACGACCAGACGCATCGTACACCCTCCACTACTCGCACAACGGAGCCCTCAACTATCAGCTGAACCATCAACTCACGCCGGAGCCACCCTTCGGTGGCGACCACCCAACCCAATGGGCTCACGACCAGTTTGAAGCCCTGCAATCAAGCCCGGATTCCTTCATGAGGAAATTCAGCCACGGCCAATTGTCGATTGTAGTTCACCGAAAGATACAGTATTCTGTGTGCTCATAG
- a CDS encoding type II toxin-antitoxin system VapC family toxin, which produces MAVAVVDTNVLVARVSARDANHDAACAIVDAADHGELPTMRVTNYVLTETLNYIHERQQHQVAVELYERLTEAAGFELVHSPKADFSQAVELFEQYDGLSFGDATIAAYLKREEIEYLYSFDTDFEAIDGITRLDTATNPFEP; this is translated from the coding sequence ATGGCTGTCGCGGTAGTCGATACGAATGTACTCGTCGCACGTGTGAGTGCACGGGACGCCAACCATGACGCTGCGTGCGCAATCGTGGATGCAGCGGATCATGGAGAGTTACCCACGATGCGGGTGACAAATTATGTCCTGACTGAAACCCTGAATTACATCCACGAGCGCCAACAACACCAGGTCGCAGTTGAATTATACGAACGGCTGACAGAAGCAGCAGGGTTCGAGTTAGTGCATTCACCAAAAGCCGATTTCTCACAGGCCGTCGAATTATTTGAACAATATGACGGCCTCTCGTTCGGTGACGCGACCATTGCAGCCTATCTGAAACGAGAAGAAATCGAGTATCTGTATAGTTTCGACACCGACTTCGAGGCAATCGACGGTATCACTCGACTTGACACCGCAACAAACCCATTTGAGCCGTAG
- a CDS encoding AbrB/MazE/SpoVT family DNA-binding domain-containing protein, whose protein sequence is MATNGEQTTINDHYSVTVPAAIRDRLDIEPGDKIEWKVTDEGELTIEVVKQRFGAFDDFEAVDMGDTDVTADHDVAGVEREDGEGQ, encoded by the coding sequence ATGGCTACGAATGGTGAGCAAACGACTATCAACGACCACTACTCGGTTACAGTCCCGGCGGCGATTCGTGACCGACTCGACATCGAACCGGGAGATAAAATCGAGTGGAAAGTGACTGACGAGGGTGAGTTGACAATCGAAGTTGTGAAACAACGGTTCGGTGCGTTCGACGATTTCGAAGCAGTCGATATGGGCGACACTGACGTCACAGCAGACCACGACGTTGCGGGCGTCGAGCGTGAAGACGGAGAAGGACAGTAA
- a CDS encoding DUF6735 family protein, with the protein MGYRALVAYEHLDVSYTLHYSHNGALDYRLKHQLARETPFGGNQSLE; encoded by the coding sequence ATGGGATATCGCGCACTCGTAGCCTACGAACACCTAGATGTATCGTACACCCTCCACTACTCGCATAACGGAGCCCTCGACTATCGGTTGAAGCACCAACTCGCTAGGGAGACGCCCTTCGGTGGCAACCAATCATTGGAATGA